One Falsihalocynthiibacter arcticus DNA segment encodes these proteins:
- the ettA gene encoding energy-dependent translational throttle protein EttA has protein sequence MAAYQYVYFMDGVSKTYPGGKKCFENIRLNFLPGVKIGVVGSNGSGKSTLMRIMAGMDKDFVGEAWLAEGARVGYLPQEPTLDETLDVRGNVMLGVAEKKAILDRYNELAMNYSEETADEMAALQDEIDSQNLWDLDAQIDVSMEALRCPPDDADVSTLSGGEKRRVALCKLLLEAPDMLLLDEPTNHLDAETIAWLQQHLIDYKGTILCVTHDRYFLDDITGWILELDRGAGIPYEGNYSAWLEQKAKRLEKEAKEDKSKQQTLERELEWMRQSPKARQAKSKARINSYNDLANQSEREKVGKAQIIIPNGPRLGTKVIEVEGLKKAMGDKLLVEDLTFALPPGGIVGVIGPNGAGKTTLFRMFTGQETPDEGTVEFGDTVKLSYVDQNRDDLDSNATVFEAIGDGGEIIKLGDAEVNARAYCSSFNFKGGDQQKKLGMLSGGERNRVHMARLLKEGGNVLLLDEPTNDLDVETLRALEDALVDFAGCAVVISHDRFFLDRICTHILAFEGDAHVEWFEGNFEDYEEDKKRRLGANALEPTRMKHKKFVR, from the coding sequence ATGGCCGCTTATCAATATGTCTACTTCATGGATGGAGTCTCCAAAACCTACCCCGGTGGTAAAAAGTGTTTTGAAAACATCCGTCTAAACTTCCTTCCCGGTGTCAAAATCGGTGTCGTTGGCTCCAACGGTTCGGGTAAATCGACCCTCATGCGCATCATGGCGGGCATGGACAAGGATTTCGTTGGCGAAGCATGGCTCGCCGAAGGCGCCCGCGTCGGCTACCTCCCCCAAGAACCAACTCTTGACGAAACCCTCGATGTACGCGGCAACGTGATGCTCGGTGTGGCCGAGAAAAAAGCCATCCTTGATCGCTACAACGAACTCGCGATGAACTACTCCGAAGAAACCGCCGACGAAATGGCCGCCCTTCAGGATGAAATCGACAGCCAAAACCTCTGGGATCTCGACGCCCAAATCGACGTCTCCATGGAAGCCCTGCGCTGCCCCCCCGATGACGCCGACGTCTCTACCCTCTCTGGTGGTGAAAAACGCCGCGTCGCCCTGTGCAAACTCCTCCTCGAAGCCCCCGATATGCTGCTTCTCGATGAGCCAACCAACCACCTCGACGCCGAAACCATCGCATGGCTCCAACAACACCTGATCGACTACAAAGGCACCATCCTCTGCGTCACCCACGACCGTTATTTCCTCGACGACATCACGGGTTGGATCTTGGAACTCGACCGCGGCGCAGGCATCCCCTACGAGGGCAACTACTCCGCATGGCTTGAGCAAAAAGCCAAACGTCTTGAGAAAGAAGCCAAAGAAGACAAATCCAAGCAACAAACCCTCGAACGCGAACTCGAATGGATGCGTCAATCGCCAAAAGCCCGCCAAGCCAAATCCAAAGCGCGGATCAATTCCTACAATGATCTCGCCAACCAATCCGAGCGTGAAAAAGTCGGCAAAGCCCAGATCATCATCCCCAACGGCCCCCGCCTTGGCACCAAAGTGATCGAAGTCGAAGGCCTCAAAAAGGCCATGGGCGACAAACTCCTCGTTGAAGACCTCACCTTCGCCCTGCCCCCCGGTGGTATCGTCGGCGTGATCGGCCCCAACGGCGCGGGTAAAACCACCCTGTTCCGCATGTTCACGGGCCAAGAAACCCCCGACGAGGGCACCGTCGAATTCGGCGATACCGTCAAACTCTCCTACGTCGACCAAAACCGCGACGACCTTGATTCAAACGCCACCGTGTTTGAGGCCATCGGCGACGGCGGCGAAATCATCAAACTCGGTGACGCCGAAGTTAACGCCCGCGCCTACTGCTCCTCCTTCAACTTCAAAGGCGGCGATCAACAGAAAAAACTCGGCATGTTGTCGGGCGGCGAACGCAACCGCGTCCACATGGCGCGCCTCCTAAAAGAAGGCGGCAACGTCCTCCTCCTCGATGAGCCAACCAACGACCTCGACGTCGAAACCCTCCGCGCGCTTGAGGACGCCCTCGTCGATTTCGCAGGCTGCGCCGTCGTCATCTCCCACGACCGCTTCTTCCTCGACCGCATCTGTACGCATATTCTAGCATTCGAAGGCGACGCCCACGTGGAATGGTTCGAAGGCAACTTTGAGGACTATGAGGAAGACAAAAAACGTCGTCTCGGCGCGAATGCTTTGGAGCCTACACGGATGAAACATAAGAAGTTCGTTCGGTAA
- a CDS encoding BrnA antitoxin family protein, whose protein sequence is MVTPHNKNTRDRIEPASDRRATKEQHRHVRMAKNTLARVSTAVRAAELRTEFIPEDWEEISEAFGFTPRNTRVTLLLEEPVLKYYRAYGAGYQKVMNDVLALFAELRLSKVIEAREDRDEEGRAV, encoded by the coding sequence ATGGTCACGCCACACAACAAAAATACTCGGGATAGGATTGAGCCTGCGTCGGATCGACGGGCGACGAAGGAACAGCATCGGCATGTGCGGATGGCGAAGAATACGCTGGCGCGGGTGAGTACGGCGGTGCGGGCGGCGGAACTGCGGACGGAATTTATCCCTGAGGATTGGGAGGAGATTTCAGAGGCGTTTGGCTTCACGCCGCGCAATACGCGGGTGACGCTTTTGCTGGAGGAGCCTGTGCTGAAATATTACCGCGCGTATGGGGCGGGGTATCAGAAGGTGATGAATGATGTACTGGCGCTGTTTGCGGAGTTGCGGCTGAGCAAGGTGATCGAGGCGCGGGAAGATCGGGATGAGGAGGGGCGGGCGGTTTGA
- a CDS encoding ANTAR domain-containing response regulator, translated as MAQKLRITILESDPERARMIVDGLCDAGDFTITVLGNETSLNQRLSELDPHVVLVDIANPSRDTLESLSLSSGANKRPVAMFVDRSDPELTKAAIDAGLSAYVVDGLTKNRIKPILDAAIARFNMVSQIRNERDAAKAALAERKTIDRAKGLLIAAKGISEEEAYALLRKTAMNQGRKTADIAHALVTASELLK; from the coding sequence ATGGCCCAAAAATTGCGCATAACCATCCTAGAATCCGATCCCGAGCGTGCCCGCATGATCGTCGACGGACTCTGCGATGCGGGCGATTTCACCATCACCGTCCTAGGCAATGAAACTTCGCTAAATCAACGCCTTAGCGAGCTAGACCCCCACGTCGTCCTCGTTGACATCGCCAATCCCAGCCGCGACACCCTCGAAAGCCTCTCCCTCTCCTCAGGGGCCAACAAACGCCCCGTCGCCATGTTCGTAGACCGCTCCGACCCCGAGCTAACCAAAGCCGCAATCGACGCGGGCCTTTCCGCCTATGTCGTTGACGGGCTTACAAAAAATCGCATCAAACCCATCCTCGACGCCGCCATCGCCCGCTTCAATATGGTCTCCCAAATCCGCAACGAACGCGATGCCGCCAAGGCCGCGCTGGCCGAACGCAAAACCATCGACCGCGCCAAGGGACTCCTGATCGCCGCCAAGGGCATTTCCGAAGAAGAAGCCTACGCCCTCCTGCGCAAAACCGCGATGAACCAAGGCCGCAAAACCGCCGACATCGCCCACGCCCTCGTCACCGCCAGCGAGCTGCTCAAATGA
- a CDS encoding ABC transporter substrate-binding protein, with protein MTPLSCAFVPLVDSAPLIVAHELGFARANSLKLNLVKHPSWSSLRDGLALGQVDAAQMLSPTPIATSLNLGNLPVKLDVLMVLSVNGNNIGVAPKLAQKMRGNGWTGTFQTPRETGLHLIKSAGKTLRVGIPFPFAMHVELLHHWLSALGLPESALDIKVVPPPRMPDAIANDEIDAFCVGEPWGSLAVEQGVAELILPGSAIWNFAPEKVLATRHDWTQNHPEETKSLMRATYQAACWLEDPSNRMVAADLLARAEYLDLPEHLIDRALTGKIAPTRNAQPQYVPQFQQFHGTAANFPWRSQAAWIATRLAKRYSLDPVHARSVARNCFRTDLYRHNLEGLGVDMPAASEKLEGSLAAPTLVASTRGEMILGPDAFFDGEIFDLTA; from the coding sequence ATGACCCCCCTCTCCTGCGCCTTCGTCCCCCTCGTTGACTCCGCCCCCCTCATCGTCGCCCACGAACTCGGCTTCGCCCGCGCCAATTCCCTCAAGCTCAATCTGGTGAAGCATCCCAGCTGGTCCTCCCTACGCGACGGTCTCGCCCTCGGCCAAGTTGATGCGGCACAAATGCTCTCGCCCACGCCCATCGCCACCTCCCTAAATCTGGGAAATCTCCCAGTAAAGCTTGATGTTTTGATGGTTCTTTCGGTCAATGGCAATAACATCGGGGTTGCGCCGAAACTGGCGCAAAAGATGCGCGGCAATGGCTGGACTGGGACTTTCCAAACCCCGCGCGAAACGGGCCTTCACCTGATCAAATCCGCGGGAAAAACCTTGCGGGTGGGCATCCCTTTTCCCTTCGCTATGCATGTCGAGCTCTTGCATCATTGGCTTAGCGCCCTCGGCCTTCCAGAGAGCGCCCTCGACATCAAAGTCGTCCCGCCCCCCCGCATGCCCGACGCTATCGCCAACGACGAAATCGACGCCTTTTGTGTGGGCGAACCATGGGGGTCCCTCGCGGTAGAGCAAGGTGTTGCAGAACTCATCCTCCCCGGCTCCGCCATCTGGAACTTCGCCCCCGAAAAAGTCCTCGCAACCCGCCACGACTGGACACAAAACCACCCCGAAGAAACCAAATCCCTGATGCGCGCTACCTATCAAGCCGCCTGCTGGCTCGAAGACCCGTCCAACCGTATGGTCGCCGCCGACCTCCTCGCACGCGCAGAATACCTAGACCTCCCCGAACACCTGATTGACCGCGCATTGACGGGAAAAATTGCCCCGACGCGCAACGCTCAACCCCAATACGTTCCACAGTTCCAACAGTTCCACGGAACCGCCGCAAATTTCCCGTGGCGCAGCCAAGCCGCATGGATCGCGACGCGATTAGCAAAGCGGTACAGTCTTGACCCCGTTCATGCTCGTTCGGTTGCGCGCAACTGTTTTCGCACAGATTTATACCGCCACAACCTTGAAGGCCTGGGGGTGGACATGCCCGCAGCCTCTGAAAAACTGGAGGGCTCCCTTGCTGCTCCAACGCTCGTTGCCTCAACCCGTGGAGAGATGATTCTGGGGCCAGATGCATTCTTTGATGGCGAAATTTTCGACCTCACCGCCTAA
- a CDS encoding ABC transporter permease produces MTTVEPEFAANIEKEAKRARLFTRINKADAWFSVLGLAWMTPILKAFAGDNPRAQMKQIWLLLGVPLLSILLFLAAWGALAPKVETSLGAVPGPAQVWEQAKVLHADAIREGQKEKKFYERLAVRNEKLIAESKADQVKTRAYTGKPTYYAQIWTSIQTVFFGFLIASAIAIPLGIAAGLSPIVNAAINPLIQIFKPVSPLAWLPIVTIIISATYATNDGLFSKSFLTSAITVTLCSLWPTLINTSLGVASIDKDLISVSKVLKLSTYTKITKLVLPSALPLIFTGLRLSLGVGWMVLIAAEMLAQNPGLGKFVWDEFQNGSSNSLAKIMVAVLTIGIIGFLLDRLMFTIQSLFTFSENR; encoded by the coding sequence ATGACCACAGTCGAGCCCGAATTCGCCGCAAATATCGAAAAAGAAGCCAAACGCGCGCGCCTTTTCACACGTATCAACAAAGCCGACGCATGGTTCTCGGTGCTGGGCCTTGCGTGGATGACCCCCATTCTGAAAGCCTTCGCAGGAGACAATCCACGAGCACAAATGAAGCAGATCTGGTTGCTTTTAGGGGTCCCCCTCTTGTCGATTCTGTTGTTTTTGGCCGCATGGGGCGCGCTGGCTCCAAAAGTTGAAACTTCCCTTGGCGCCGTCCCCGGCCCAGCACAGGTATGGGAGCAAGCCAAAGTGCTGCACGCGGACGCCATTCGCGAAGGCCAAAAAGAGAAAAAATTCTATGAACGCTTAGCGGTGCGCAACGAAAAACTCATTGCAGAAAGCAAGGCAGACCAAGTCAAAACCCGCGCCTATACTGGCAAACCAACCTATTACGCCCAAATCTGGACCTCCATTCAAACCGTCTTCTTTGGCTTTCTCATCGCCTCGGCGATTGCAATCCCCCTCGGAATTGCTGCGGGTCTCTCGCCGATCGTGAACGCAGCGATCAACCCCCTCATCCAGATTTTCAAGCCCGTATCGCCGCTCGCTTGGCTCCCCATCGTGACAATCATCATTTCGGCCACATACGCTACGAACGACGGTCTGTTCTCGAAATCCTTTCTCACCTCTGCGATCACGGTGACGCTATGCTCGCTCTGGCCCACCCTCATCAACACCAGCCTTGGCGTCGCGAGCATCGACAAAGACCTGATTTCGGTGAGCAAAGTCCTCAAGCTTTCGACTTACACCAAGATCACCAAACTCGTTCTTCCTTCGGCCCTGCCCCTGATTTTCACCGGATTGCGTTTGTCGCTCGGCGTCGGCTGGATGGTTTTGATCGCGGCGGAAATGCTGGCCCAGAACCCCGGCCTTGGCAAATTCGTCTGGGATGAGTTCCAGAACGGTTCCTCAAATTCACTCGCAAAAATCATGGTTGCGGTCCTGACCATCGGCATCATCGGCTTCTTGCTTGATCGTCTGATGTTCACCATCCAATCGCTCTTTACCTTCTCAGAGAACAGGTGA
- a CDS encoding ABC transporter ATP-binding protein — protein sequence MAVVEFKNVSKGFGVGTAHVDVLHDLSLKVEEGEFLAILGFSGTGKSTLMNMVAGLTTPDKGEVLFRDAPITGPGPERGLVFQSYSLMPWLTVSGNVALAVDSVFKSKSKAERAEIVAKYIEMVGLSHAGDRRPAELSGGMRQRVSVARALAMNPEVLLLDEPLSALDALTRANLADEILDIWNADKKTVILITNDVDEAIIMADRIIALNPDGTLSEPFAVSIPRPRDRIEMNDDVVFKKLRAKITQHLMDVGITSRVEGTRTLPDVTPIHGVPAAVAKAQEGLIEERFLDFSQLHKIYPTPKGPLTVVEDFDLKVNRGEFISLIGHSGCGKSTVLTMAAGLNDISKGGIRLDGRHVQGADPERAVVFQSPNLFPWLTAKENVSIGVDKVYPKASMAERQDVVEYYLERVGLTDSMDKMATSMSNGMKQRVGIARAFALSPKLLLLDEPFGMLDSLTRWELQEVLMEVWSRTKVTAVCVTHDVDEAILLADRVVMMTNGPQATIGKILDVDLPRPRTRKALLAHPDYYNYRAEVLDFLEEYEHGKTPKKAKEEAA from the coding sequence ATGGCTGTTGTAGAATTCAAGAATGTTTCCAAAGGCTTCGGTGTCGGCACCGCCCATGTGGACGTGTTGCACGATCTGAGCCTGAAAGTGGAGGAAGGCGAATTCCTTGCCATCCTCGGATTTTCCGGCACAGGGAAATCCACGCTGATGAACATGGTCGCGGGCCTCACAACTCCTGACAAGGGCGAAGTCCTTTTCCGAGACGCGCCCATCACCGGCCCCGGCCCTGAACGTGGCCTCGTGTTTCAAAGCTATTCCTTGATGCCATGGCTAACGGTGTCTGGAAATGTTGCCCTCGCGGTGGACTCGGTTTTCAAAAGCAAAAGCAAAGCGGAACGCGCAGAAATCGTCGCCAAATACATCGAAATGGTGGGGCTCTCCCACGCCGGAGATCGCCGTCCAGCAGAGCTTTCCGGCGGTATGCGCCAGCGGGTTTCGGTGGCCCGTGCGCTGGCGATGAACCCAGAAGTGTTGCTCTTGGACGAGCCATTGTCAGCACTTGATGCCCTCACCCGCGCCAATCTCGCGGATGAAATCCTCGACATTTGGAACGCCGACAAAAAGACCGTGATCCTGATCACCAATGACGTGGACGAGGCGATCATCATGGCTGACCGCATCATCGCCCTCAACCCTGATGGAACGCTGTCCGAACCCTTCGCTGTCAGTATTCCGCGTCCGCGTGATCGCATCGAAATGAACGATGACGTGGTATTCAAAAAACTGCGCGCGAAAATCACCCAACACCTGATGGATGTGGGGATCACAAGCCGCGTTGAAGGGACCCGCACCCTCCCTGACGTCACCCCCATTCACGGAGTTCCCGCCGCCGTCGCCAAAGCCCAAGAAGGCCTCATTGAGGAACGTTTCCTCGACTTCTCGCAACTGCATAAAATCTATCCCACCCCCAAAGGCCCCCTCACCGTGGTCGAGGACTTTGATCTTAAAGTGAACCGTGGCGAATTCATCTCGCTGATCGGCCATTCTGGGTGTGGGAAATCCACCGTTTTGACGATGGCTGCGGGGCTCAATGATATCTCAAAAGGCGGTATTCGTCTGGATGGCCGCCACGTTCAAGGCGCTGATCCCGAACGCGCCGTGGTGTTTCAGTCGCCCAACCTGTTCCCGTGGCTGACCGCCAAAGAGAACGTCTCGATTGGGGTTGATAAAGTCTATCCCAAGGCCTCAATGGCGGAGCGCCAAGACGTGGTGGAATACTACCTTGAGCGCGTCGGTTTGACGGATTCCATGGACAAAATGGCGACCTCCATGTCCAACGGGATGAAGCAACGCGTCGGCATCGCCCGCGCCTTTGCCTTGTCGCCCAAACTGCTTCTTCTGGACGAGCCCTTTGGCATGCTCGACAGCCTCACGCGCTGGGAATTGCAGGAAGTTTTGATGGAAGTCTGGTCGCGTACCAAAGTGACCGCCGTTTGTGTCACCCACGATGTTGATGAAGCCATTTTGCTGGCGGATCGCGTGGTCATGATGACCAACGGCCCCCAAGCGACCATCGGAAAAATCCTCGACGTTGATTTGCCACGGCCGCGCACCCGCAAGGCCCTGCTAGCCCATCCCGACTATTATAACTACCGCGCCGAGGTTCTTGATTTCCTTGAGGAATATGAACACGGCAAGACCCCCAAAAAAGCGAAAGAGGAGGCGGCATGA
- a CDS encoding nitrite reductase (NAD(P)H) small subunit, whose translation MTQFIDIGATTDIPVRGARIVRTLHGDIALFHTASGAIYAVDEYLEGKAGPLSNGIQHDEKVTDPMRNWIFDLATGEAQGADEGCVGTYEVKVEKGRVLLAVSAVLAQVAAE comes from the coding sequence ATGACACAGTTTATTGACATCGGAGCCACGACCGACATCCCCGTTCGCGGCGCACGAATTGTGCGAACCTTGCACGGAGATATCGCGCTTTTCCATACGGCATCGGGCGCAATCTATGCTGTAGACGAGTATCTAGAGGGCAAAGCGGGGCCCCTCTCCAATGGCATCCAGCACGACGAAAAAGTAACCGATCCCATGCGGAACTGGATCTTTGATTTGGCCACAGGAGAAGCCCAAGGCGCGGATGAGGGATGCGTGGGCACCTATGAAGTGAAGGTCGAGAAGGGGCGCGTCCTCCTTGCGGTGTCTGCGGTCTTGGCACAGGTGGCGGCTGAATGA
- a CDS encoding nitrate reductase codes for MKAVKTTCPYCGVGCGVLAFADGTIKGDPDHPANFGRLCSKGSALGETLDFEGRLLVPQIGKRDASWNEALDLVASKFRDAIDELGPDSVAFYVSGQLLTEDYYVANKLMKGYIGSANIDTNSRLCMASSVAGHKRAFGTDTVPGNYEDLDQADLVVLVGSNLAWCHPILFQRLVAAKAERPNMRVVNIDPRRTATSDLTDLHLAIKPDGDAALFNALLTEIEARGAVNTPYVAAHVTGFDATLTEARVSNPKDCGLTHAEIAEFIDLWIGTEKTVTIYSQGVNQSAVGTDKVNAILNCHLATGRIGRAGMGPFSVTGQPNAMGGREVGGLANMLANHLDLENPAHRNAVQNTWNAPVIADHAGLKAVDLFQACSEGKIKALWVISTNPAVSMPNAAFVSQAIENVPFTVVSDIMADTDTGALADVLLPATGWGEKSGTVTNSERRISRQRPFIAGPEEARPDWQIICDVAKRMGYAEGFNFTSPAQIFDEYAKLSTATEQFGKDFSISGLANLSEEEYDALAPVQWPIKKGQKPQARFFANGRFFHADGKAKMLPITPPRSIDTPYSFRLNSGRIRDQWHTMTRTGKTARLGQHISEPFAEIHPHDAEKIGVSDAALLRISGRNGSAILRVMVTERAQIGSLFAPMHWTSTFSENGRINHAGDSQVDPISGQPALKGAQVTAVAFEAGWYAFAAADHEIHSNRPYVARMRSDTGWRAEVAGVKQPSSWEQEARDTLALTTGEAMVFEDINRGSVRVAIIEDCVLRGAFFASKSPVAVARGFVTSLIGSCDTHHVLAGVPGADQPDPGAVVCSCMNVGINTLRAAIDGGATSVEALGGCTGAGTNCGSCKPELQALLRDVPSLKVAAE; via the coding sequence ATGAAGGCCGTTAAAACAACCTGTCCCTATTGCGGGGTTGGCTGTGGGGTTTTGGCCTTTGCTGACGGCACAATTAAAGGCGACCCCGATCACCCCGCAAACTTTGGCCGCCTGTGTTCCAAGGGATCGGCGCTCGGCGAAACCCTCGATTTCGAGGGTCGTCTTCTCGTACCGCAGATCGGCAAACGGGACGCAAGTTGGAACGAAGCACTTGATCTGGTTGCAAGCAAATTTCGCGACGCAATCGACGAACTCGGCCCCGATTCCGTGGCGTTTTACGTTTCAGGGCAATTGCTGACCGAAGATTACTACGTCGCCAACAAGTTGATGAAGGGCTATATTGGAAGCGCCAACATCGACACCAATTCGCGCCTGTGCATGGCGAGTTCGGTGGCGGGCCACAAGCGTGCATTCGGCACCGATACCGTGCCCGGAAATTATGAAGACCTCGATCAAGCCGACCTTGTTGTTCTGGTGGGAAGCAACCTCGCGTGGTGCCACCCAATACTGTTTCAGCGCCTTGTCGCAGCCAAAGCCGAACGCCCCAATATGCGCGTTGTCAATATTGACCCAAGGCGCACAGCCACCAGTGATTTGACCGACCTCCACCTTGCGATCAAACCCGATGGTGATGCCGCCCTCTTTAACGCGCTTTTGACCGAAATCGAGGCCCGAGGTGCCGTCAATACCCCTTATGTCGCTGCACATGTTACAGGCTTTGACGCGACCCTAACTGAGGCCCGCGTTAGCAACCCTAAAGATTGCGGTTTGACCCATGCGGAAATCGCAGAATTCATCGATCTTTGGATCGGAACTGAAAAAACCGTCACCATTTATTCGCAAGGCGTTAACCAATCCGCCGTCGGGACAGATAAGGTTAATGCCATTCTCAATTGCCACCTTGCAACAGGCCGAATTGGCCGTGCCGGAATGGGCCCCTTCAGCGTCACTGGCCAACCAAACGCTATGGGGGGACGGGAAGTAGGGGGGCTTGCGAATATGCTCGCGAACCACCTTGATTTGGAGAACCCTGCACACCGAAATGCAGTTCAAAACACTTGGAACGCGCCAGTGATAGCCGACCACGCAGGTCTCAAAGCGGTGGACCTATTTCAAGCCTGCTCCGAGGGCAAAATCAAAGCGCTCTGGGTGATTTCAACCAATCCAGCGGTATCAATGCCAAACGCGGCATTCGTTTCGCAAGCCATTGAAAATGTACCGTTTACCGTGGTGTCCGACATCATGGCGGATACCGACACGGGAGCGTTGGCCGATGTGTTGCTTCCCGCCACAGGGTGGGGTGAAAAATCCGGCACAGTCACCAATTCTGAACGCCGAATAAGCCGTCAAAGGCCCTTCATCGCAGGCCCAGAAGAAGCGCGCCCCGACTGGCAAATTATTTGCGACGTAGCCAAACGCATGGGCTATGCGGAAGGTTTTAACTTTACCAGCCCCGCGCAGATTTTCGACGAATATGCCAAGCTTTCAACCGCAACTGAACAATTTGGCAAAGATTTTAGCATTTCCGGCCTCGCGAACCTAAGCGAAGAAGAATACGACGCGCTCGCACCTGTGCAATGGCCCATAAAAAAAGGCCAAAAACCACAGGCCCGTTTTTTTGCCAACGGCAGGTTCTTTCACGCTGATGGCAAAGCCAAAATGCTACCGATCACGCCGCCGAGGAGCATCGATACACCCTATAGTTTCCGCCTTAATTCTGGTCGTATTCGAGACCAGTGGCACACCATGACCCGTACTGGGAAAACGGCGCGTTTGGGACAACATATTTCCGAACCTTTCGCGGAAATACATCCACACGACGCGGAAAAAATCGGCGTTTCTGACGCGGCACTTCTGCGTATTTCGGGGCGAAATGGCAGCGCGATTTTGCGGGTCATGGTTACGGAGCGCGCCCAAATCGGAAGCCTGTTCGCTCCAATGCATTGGACCTCCACTTTCTCTGAAAACGGGCGCATTAACCATGCAGGAGACTCGCAAGTTGATCCAATTTCAGGCCAACCTGCCTTAAAGGGAGCCCAAGTAACTGCCGTAGCATTTGAGGCGGGATGGTATGCTTTTGCTGCCGCCGATCACGAAATCCATTCCAACCGTCCATATGTTGCAAGAATGCGCAGCGATACCGGTTGGCGCGCAGAAGTCGCTGGCGTAAAACAGCCTTCGTCGTGGGAGCAGGAAGCGCGCGATACACTTGCACTAACGACGGGCGAGGCGATGGTTTTCGAGGACATCAATCGCGGATCAGTGCGGGTCGCCATTATCGAAGATTGCGTTCTTCGAGGGGCCTTTTTCGCCTCCAAATCCCCCGTGGCAGTCGCACGCGGATTTGTAACATCCCTCATTGGCTCGTGCGACACTCACCATGTTTTGGCTGGTGTTCCGGGAGCAGATCAACCCGATCCAGGCGCGGTGGTTTGCTCCTGTATGAACGTCGGCATAAACACACTCCGCGCCGCGATTGATGGGGGAGCGACGAGCGTTGAGGCCCTAGGGGGCTGCACAGGTGCGGGAACCAATTGCGGCTCTTGCAAGCCCGAACTTCAGGCTTTATTGAGAGATGTACCCTCATTGAAAGTGGCCGCCGAATGA
- a CDS encoding NAD(P)-dependent oxidoreductase encodes MKTFPMFLTVAGRRIVICGGGEQAAQKCRLALKTEAQIVIAAGGELDDELAGIIAQGQAKLHSTDVTVEVFEGAALVFIATGCKGADGALHAIAKAAGAIVNVVDQPALCDAMTPSIVDRDPVVVAIGTEGTAPVLARQIKTRMEELLEPNLGDLAALVGRLRDSAAHHLGPIQRRDLWRWVFTASPRADFTAGRERPAALAIKNAIANGGAPAQDLPGLCLVSTGQGGRDMMTLRSVKRLQDADVIFYDGAFDRSYLEFARRDAERVEAPRDQPIETTSEQMIKEARANRRVVWLTHENPETCVQCGALKSAFASAELKCETVAGVFSPATE; translated from the coding sequence GTGAAAACATTTCCCATGTTCCTGACTGTCGCTGGACGTCGCATCGTTATTTGTGGCGGCGGCGAACAAGCGGCGCAAAAATGTCGGCTGGCTTTAAAAACCGAAGCGCAAATTGTGATTGCCGCCGGTGGCGAACTTGACGACGAACTCGCGGGTATCATCGCCCAAGGGCAAGCAAAACTTCATAGCACGGACGTAACTGTCGAGGTGTTTGAAGGCGCCGCTTTGGTTTTCATCGCGACGGGTTGCAAGGGGGCGGACGGCGCCCTTCATGCCATTGCGAAAGCGGCTGGCGCAATTGTAAACGTTGTTGATCAGCCCGCGCTTTGCGATGCGATGACCCCTTCCATTGTGGATCGCGATCCCGTTGTTGTGGCCATCGGCACTGAGGGGACCGCGCCCGTTTTAGCGCGGCAAATCAAGACCCGCATGGAGGAGTTGCTCGAACCAAACCTCGGCGATTTGGCCGCCCTTGTTGGACGGCTCCGCGACAGCGCGGCGCATCATCTCGGTCCCATTCAACGGCGCGATCTTTGGCGCTGGGTGTTTACGGCCAGCCCGCGTGCGGATTTCACCGCAGGCCGCGAACGGCCTGCCGCTCTGGCGATCAAAAATGCCATTGCGAACGGGGGCGCACCTGCCCAAGATTTGCCAGGGCTTTGTTTGGTTTCAACGGGACAAGGCGGGCGGGATATGATGACGTTGCGGTCGGTCAAACGGCTTCAGGACGCGGACGTCATTTTCTATGATGGTGCCTTTGATCGCAGCTACCTTGAGTTCGCGCGGCGGGATGCTGAACGCGTGGAAGCGCCGCGAGATCAGCCCATTGAAACAACGTCAGAACAAATGATCAAAGAAGCGCGGGCCAATCGGCGGGTTGTGTGGTTAACCCACGAAAACCCCGAAACCTGTGTGCAATGTGGGGCGCTCAAATCGGCCTTCGCAAGCGCCGAACTTAAGTGTGAAACGGTGGCCGGCGTGTTTTCACCAGCCACCGAATAG